A genomic window from Algoriphagus sp. Y33 includes:
- a CDS encoding PepSY domain-containing protein, which produces MNLKKTLNKLHLWLGLSSGLVVFIVAVTGCVYAFQAEIKDLTYPFLFVEQQEGRVLPPSQISEIAQEAYPDGHLHAVLYPAKERSVQAIFFSYGEGHDHYQIAYINPYTGEVLKLNDEYADFFRFILDGHFYLWLPPEIGQPVVASFTLVFLFMVISGLILWWPKKKNLKQSLKIKWSARWRRKNYDLHKVLGFYVMTFALVFAVTGLVWGFLWFRDGVFFAASGGEKFVEYYDPISDSTQTYQGEIPALDAVWMKMNAEYPNADWIEVHPPGFEGAAIAANANPDASTFWKSDYRYFDQNTLEELPVAHFYNRFEEATVAEKIMRMNYDVHVGAIAGLPGKILAFFLSAIIASLPITGFLIWWGRRNKAKKQPVTQAKEMLKLTEA; this is translated from the coding sequence ATGAATCTAAAAAAAACGCTGAATAAATTGCACCTCTGGCTCGGACTATCGTCCGGGCTTGTTGTGTTTATAGTGGCTGTTACCGGATGTGTTTATGCCTTTCAGGCAGAAATCAAAGATTTGACATACCCATTCCTTTTCGTTGAACAGCAGGAAGGGAGAGTTTTGCCTCCAAGTCAAATCAGTGAAATAGCCCAAGAGGCTTATCCGGATGGACATCTTCATGCAGTGCTTTACCCGGCCAAAGAGAGGAGTGTACAAGCTATATTCTTCAGCTATGGAGAAGGGCATGATCACTATCAAATCGCCTATATCAACCCTTACACAGGAGAAGTGCTCAAGTTAAACGATGAGTATGCAGACTTTTTCAGATTTATTCTGGATGGACATTTTTACCTTTGGCTTCCTCCTGAAATTGGCCAGCCTGTAGTAGCCAGCTTTACCTTAGTGTTTCTCTTTATGGTGATTTCCGGTCTTATTCTTTGGTGGCCAAAAAAGAAGAATCTCAAGCAGAGTTTAAAGATAAAATGGTCTGCGAGATGGAGAAGAAAGAACTATGACTTGCACAAAGTACTTGGGTTTTATGTAATGACTTTTGCATTGGTTTTTGCAGTTACAGGGCTTGTTTGGGGCTTTTTATGGTTTAGGGATGGTGTGTTCTTCGCAGCATCCGGTGGTGAGAAGTTTGTGGAATACTACGATCCAATTTCAGATTCTACTCAAACTTATCAAGGAGAAATTCCTGCATTGGATGCGGTGTGGATGAAAATGAATGCGGAATATCCCAATGCTGACTGGATAGAAGTTCATCCTCCAGGGTTCGAGGGAGCTGCGATCGCGGCCAATGCCAATCCTGATGCGTCCACTTTTTGGAAATCAGATTATCGATACTTTGACCAAAATACCTTGGAAGAACTTCCCGTGGCACATTTTTATAATCGGTTTGAAGAGGCTACTGTAGCTGAGAAAATCATGCGGATGAATTATGATGTACACGTCGGAGCCATTGCGGGTTTACCGGGGAAAATTCTGGCTTTCTTCCTAAGTGCAATAATTGCATCCTTACCTATAACTGGATTTTTGATCTGGTGGGGGAGAAGAAATAAGGCTAAGAAGCAGCCTGTCACTCAGGCTAAAGAAATGTTGAAACTGACGGAAGCTTAG
- a CDS encoding TonB-dependent receptor, whose amino-acid sequence MNRRFILFLNLYLLSILGAIAQSGSIKGQVTTSDNQPMEFVNVGIKGMAKGNTTDRKGNFEIKNLAPGTYTVFASFVGVEKQEKQVSLETGEVLTLNFTLTESSTDLNEVIVTDISSNRFYSDSNFTIAKLPLKDLENPQVYNSVSSKLLKEQVVTNMNDALKNATGITRLWESTGRGGDGAEYYSMRGFAVQPTMVNGMPSLNNGGLDPANIETVDVIKGPSGTLFGSSVISYGGLINITTKRPGDLFKGEVGFITGNNGLNRITGDVNVPLNENASMRVNTAYQQNNTFQDAGGRTSFFIAPSFKFQASERLSFLINTEFLNSNSVNAPMIFLNRSNPLTFDSIEPFERNYKRSFTGNELSINNNSYALQAQAFYKLSNSWTSQTVVSRSSTKTDGYYHYLFDGSDGDSFYRFISDRNGQTISTDIQQNFIGDFLLGSMRNKLIVGLDYYDQDIMNSSTGWVANGVVTLSDGNDTGVLTQAGVDELLKDTFEGNTTGNTRVLSAYVSDVIELTSQLSVMASVRVDNFKNEAWGADSEQNTQTAVSPKFGVVYQPVKDKISIFGNYMNGFSNVAPATVSDVDGSNSRFITFDPEQANQYEFGVKTNVLSDKITATASYYNITVSNRVMTDPNNVNNSIQGGEVVSKGFELSVIASPVEGLNLVAGYSNNNSEVTKDYPESGYLGMRPEEAGPESLFNFWASYNFSAGALRGFGLGFGGNTASEYLTLNRDNIGTFALPSYQVFNASLSYTGSQYFLALKVNNLADQKYYSGWSTVTPQNLRNVSLSLNYRF is encoded by the coding sequence ATGAATCGCAGATTTATACTATTCTTAAACCTATATCTCTTGAGTATTCTAGGTGCTATTGCCCAATCCGGAAGCATCAAGGGGCAAGTCACTACCTCTGACAATCAGCCTATGGAATTTGTCAATGTGGGTATAAAAGGTATGGCCAAAGGGAATACTACTGACCGGAAAGGGAATTTTGAAATCAAAAATCTTGCGCCCGGTACTTATACAGTTTTCGCCTCATTCGTGGGGGTGGAGAAGCAGGAGAAACAAGTCTCTTTGGAGACTGGGGAAGTGCTGACGCTAAATTTCACTTTGACAGAAAGCTCCACCGACTTGAATGAAGTAATCGTGACAGACATAAGTTCCAATCGCTTTTACTCAGACAGCAACTTCACAATAGCCAAGCTTCCACTCAAGGATTTGGAAAATCCGCAGGTTTACAATTCTGTTTCTTCCAAACTTCTCAAAGAGCAGGTCGTGACCAATATGAATGATGCGCTGAAAAATGCAACAGGTATCACCAGGCTTTGGGAGTCTACCGGTCGGGGAGGAGACGGAGCGGAATATTACTCTATGAGAGGATTTGCGGTACAGCCGACTATGGTAAACGGGATGCCAAGCCTGAATAACGGCGGACTGGATCCTGCGAATATAGAGACTGTAGATGTAATCAAAGGGCCGTCAGGAACGCTCTTCGGGAGTTCTGTCATCTCATATGGCGGCCTGATCAATATTACCACTAAGCGTCCGGGGGATCTGTTCAAAGGTGAAGTAGGATTTATAACAGGTAACAATGGACTGAACAGAATCACGGGTGATGTGAATGTTCCATTAAATGAGAATGCTTCCATGAGAGTGAATACTGCCTATCAGCAAAACAATACATTCCAGGATGCAGGGGGAAGGACTTCATTTTTCATTGCGCCTTCTTTTAAATTTCAGGCAAGTGAGCGCCTGTCTTTCTTGATCAACACAGAGTTTTTGAACTCAAATTCGGTAAATGCCCCGATGATTTTCCTGAATAGATCAAACCCATTGACTTTTGATTCCATTGAGCCCTTCGAAAGAAATTATAAACGTTCTTTTACAGGGAATGAATTAAGTATCAACAATAATTCCTATGCACTGCAGGCGCAGGCTTTCTACAAGCTTTCAAATTCTTGGACCTCTCAAACGGTAGTTTCGAGAAGCTCTACCAAAACTGACGGCTATTATCACTACCTGTTTGACGGAAGTGACGGAGATTCATTCTACAGATTCATTTCTGACAGAAACGGACAGACGATTTCTACTGATATTCAGCAAAATTTCATCGGTGATTTTCTGCTGGGGTCAATGCGGAATAAATTGATCGTCGGATTGGATTACTACGATCAGGATATTATGAATAGCAGCACCGGATGGGTTGCAAATGGTGTAGTCACACTGTCTGACGGCAATGATACAGGTGTTTTGACCCAAGCGGGTGTGGATGAATTGCTGAAAGATACTTTCGAAGGAAATACTACAGGGAATACCAGAGTCCTAAGTGCCTATGTTTCTGATGTGATTGAATTGACTTCACAGCTATCTGTGATGGCCAGTGTACGAGTGGATAATTTCAAAAACGAAGCATGGGGAGCCGATAGCGAGCAAAATACACAGACGGCAGTTTCTCCTAAATTCGGAGTGGTTTATCAGCCCGTGAAAGATAAGATTTCCATTTTCGGGAACTATATGAACGGATTTTCCAATGTGGCTCCGGCTACTGTCTCCGATGTTGACGGAAGCAATTCAAGATTCATTACTTTTGACCCTGAACAGGCCAATCAGTACGAGTTTGGTGTGAAAACCAATGTCTTAAGTGATAAAATCACTGCAACTGCGAGTTATTACAACATTACAGTAAGTAATCGAGTAATGACTGACCCTAACAACGTGAATAATTCTATCCAAGGCGGAGAAGTAGTGAGTAAGGGATTTGAATTGAGCGTAATCGCAAGTCCGGTTGAGGGGCTGAATTTGGTGGCTGGCTATAGCAATAATAATTCGGAAGTGACTAAAGACTATCCTGAAAGCGGCTATTTGGGCATGCGTCCGGAAGAAGCGGGACCTGAGAGTTTGTTCAATTTCTGGGCAAGTTATAATTTCTCCGCCGGTGCTTTGAGAGGTTTCGGTCTTGGCTTTGGCGGCAATACAGCCAGTGAGTACTTGACTTTGAATAGAGATAATATCGGTACATTTGCGCTCCCTTCTTATCAGGTGTTTAATGCGTCCCTTTCATACACGGGATCCCAATATTTCTTAGCTTTGAAAGTCAATAATCTGGCCGATCAGAAATACTATTCAGGATGGTCAACAGTGACTCCCCAGAATCTTCGAAACGTATCGCTCAGTCTCAATTATAGATTTTGA
- a CDS encoding metallophosphoesterase family protein, whose product MPPSFKFIFVALFYLAFSTNLIAQQFLPSEFPDRIVLTWSENPMNTQSVTWRTSASVTESKAQLILAPNSPIYLEHVETLDAFTEFLEVDSIQANYHSVTFRDLKPATTYAYRVGEEDTWTEWIQFTTAPEKGSPFSFIYFGDAQNNLKSQWSRIIRQAYSNLPKAAFMLHAGDLINRTHSDSEWGEWNYAGSFINAMIPSIATPGNHEYNRDEDGTLILDHHWKKQFTFPENGPKGFEETVYYTDYSDLKMISLNSQEIVLDEKSMETQRIWLENVLSQNTKKWTIITFHHPIYSSGTGRDNKEFREVFKPIFDKYKVDLVLQGHDHSYGRGRNLPSGVANQDPSAQGPVYVVSVSGPKMYNLTFDKWMDRAASNTQLYQLISIEDDRLSYGAYTATGQLYDAFDIIKAEGKPKQFIDKADKAIQEAVELTPGSDKKMTPEEMAEYMRTYKKGN is encoded by the coding sequence ATGCCCCCCTCCTTTAAATTCATTTTTGTAGCGCTATTTTATCTGGCTTTTTCCACCAATCTTATTGCGCAGCAATTTCTGCCTTCTGAATTTCCTGACCGCATTGTTCTCACCTGGTCGGAGAACCCTATGAACACGCAGTCCGTCACCTGGAGAACTTCCGCTTCAGTGACTGAATCAAAAGCTCAGTTAATTTTGGCTCCAAATTCCCCAATCTATCTTGAGCATGTTGAAACTTTGGATGCGTTTACAGAGTTTTTGGAGGTGGATAGCATACAGGCAAATTACCACTCAGTTACTTTTCGGGATCTTAAGCCGGCAACTACTTATGCCTATCGTGTGGGAGAGGAGGACACCTGGACAGAATGGATTCAATTCACCACCGCCCCTGAAAAAGGCTCGCCATTTTCCTTTATTTACTTCGGAGATGCCCAAAACAACCTGAAATCCCAGTGGTCAAGGATTATCCGACAGGCCTATTCCAACCTGCCTAAAGCTGCCTTTATGCTCCATGCCGGTGACCTGATAAATAGAACCCACTCAGATTCGGAATGGGGCGAGTGGAATTATGCAGGCTCCTTTATCAATGCCATGATTCCGAGTATAGCCACTCCGGGTAATCATGAATATAACAGGGATGAAGATGGCACCTTAATTCTTGATCATCACTGGAAAAAGCAATTTACATTTCCTGAGAACGGACCAAAGGGATTTGAAGAAACAGTGTACTATACAGATTACTCAGATTTGAAAATGATTTCGCTGAATTCCCAGGAGATTGTTTTAGACGAAAAATCCATGGAAACCCAAAGAATCTGGTTGGAAAACGTGCTGTCTCAAAACACAAAAAAGTGGACAATTATCACTTTTCATCACCCTATTTATTCCTCTGGAACCGGACGTGACAACAAGGAGTTTCGAGAGGTGTTCAAACCTATATTTGATAAATACAAAGTTGACTTGGTCCTACAGGGTCATGACCATTCCTATGGACGTGGAAGAAATCTGCCTTCGGGCGTAGCAAATCAGGATCCATCTGCCCAAGGGCCGGTATATGTGGTGTCCGTCAGTGGTCCCAAAATGTATAACCTCACTTTCGACAAGTGGATGGACCGCGCAGCTTCCAATACCCAGCTTTATCAGCTTATAAGTATCGAAGACGATCGTCTGAGCTACGGAGCATACACCGCTACCGGACAATTATACGATGCTTTTGACATCATCAAAGCCGAAGGAAAGCCGAAACAATTTATTGATAAAGCTGACAAAGCCATACAAGAAGCCGTTGAGCTGACTCCAGGATCTGACAAAAAAATGACTCCTGAGGAAATGGCCGAGTATATGCGAACCTATAAAAAGGGCAATTGA
- a CDS encoding translocation/assembly module TamB domain-containing protein, with protein sequence MDKATSYVSGKTGTQLSIKRLFVTFSGNIYLEDLYMEDMQGDTLLYSKNIEAGVAFGPLLTTGDISVTKLEWDGLVARVSRSADTGKFNFNFLIEAFASQSEDSTQPVDADTTSSSPPKIKLSPISLRNFDLTYVDEIMGIDASIILGELEVTIPGLDLDKYEFDIKKIALQNTHIQYRQTKSFPLSEDSTEETPMPILNVDELTLSNVSADYNNTPDNQKAQLQIGYFLVELPEANLQTQTIHLEALTLEKSTILYHDFSDVKPTDADTTSNPAPFTWPEWVVEVDNISIDSTDIEYKSADVPIKKGLFNPEAITISSLTFRAEDIYLENEQAGANLQEFHFREGSGFELKEFHFDLEAGNSSAQLKNLVLATNRSTLDAGVSVEYPSVQALIEDYESLKFDLQIKESKLDIRDSYFFDPTLAQDTLIHELAQAPVLLDLIAHGDLKSIDIPSLNLHWGESDFSAKGKVQNPMDLENLTFDFPEITLLANRETLLKFVKEEDYGIQLPKQIDLKANANGMLDDLLASLDLDTDMGNILLDAAYQNNGQLAFDANLKVNQLQLGNLMKQQDLDTLTFQIIAKGSGSSLNDLNAELTSTFERLRLYGSDYSGLKLDGKLVEGAGDLHAGLNSEFLDFDLLSEMDLDSTHSTVDLALDLKGADFYKLGLASKSSRAKLKLEADFSGNMEEFDLNAFVKDAVLLYDEKNYAVGELTLDANVREDSTSVDIASNLLNGFVRTNTNPTDLSTAILAHFRHYLDKADSAYLPNDGHIVMNMDLKIADDPLLSEVILQGLEQFDSARIQAHYYQDIDSLTADIDFPYINYSGTEVDSLGLRIRSNQDVLRMYAGFQELTSGPLNIGKTFLTGQLADSRLFFDFHSYEEDERTYHVSSDIGLNGDTISYHVSSIDLLLKGEQWSVPEKNLVKYSGESLEFKDFNFSKGNQEISFVNNVEGFTDENVAMLFKDFRLSTITSLLNPEEIIAGGKMDGRLVVENPFGATGLMGELKVDSLKIVNVPLGNLYLEATAKSIGNYVLQLGLKDGGFDLDLNGDFVANEAGGDFDIKLDLNKIEMEKIAALSQNQILDATGHLTGIITLNGNTNEPRYEGEIQFQESSFVPAQLSTKYILSNETLKVDNEGVYFDQFTIRDTENNTFAIDGTVGTESYLNPTFDLKLTADNFMAVNSTDKENELVYGKATLDADITIRGDLVLPVVKARLGVKDNTNLTVIVPESELEFVERQGIVIYVNKENPEDILTRQTEESTNAFAGFDIRALLNVDPKALFTIVIDPSTGDNLQISGDADLQMDINPNGRITLSGSYEISGGHYEMSLYNLVSRKFDINPGSRITWNGDPMDANLDIQAIYEVETGASELMSAQLTGSNNETQTQYKQRLPFLVYLNVKGQLLRPEISFNLDMPENQRGAIGGNVYSRVLQINEQEDELNKQVFSLLVLNRFFPSSGSDGSNGGAEAIARNSVSQVLSDQMNALSSKLFGDSGFQVGFDVDSYQDYQSGGAQNRTDLNINAQQTLFDDRLVVQVGSQVDLEGSSQSSEQANSILANISFEYLLTEDGRWRVRAFRKNQFESIVDGQLVVTGGGLIFNREFNEFSEFWRAPIAREGQNQTNPIDTLEKKNRKKNKKAKESEENED encoded by the coding sequence GTGGATAAAGCTACCTCGTACGTTTCGGGAAAAACAGGCACTCAACTGTCCATAAAACGGCTATTTGTTACTTTTTCCGGCAATATTTACCTGGAAGATTTATACATGGAAGACATGCAGGGAGACACCTTGCTTTACTCCAAAAACATCGAAGCAGGAGTCGCTTTTGGCCCACTTCTTACTACTGGAGACATAAGTGTAACCAAACTAGAATGGGATGGATTAGTAGCCAGGGTGAGCAGAAGCGCCGACACCGGGAAATTTAACTTCAATTTTTTGATTGAGGCATTTGCTTCCCAATCTGAGGACTCTACCCAACCTGTAGATGCGGACACCACATCTTCATCCCCACCAAAAATCAAACTTTCCCCAATTTCTCTTCGCAATTTTGACCTCACCTATGTGGATGAAATAATGGGAATCGATGCTTCCATTATTCTTGGAGAATTAGAAGTGACCATACCTGGATTGGACTTGGATAAATACGAGTTTGACATTAAGAAAATAGCACTTCAAAACACCCATATCCAGTATCGGCAGACGAAGTCTTTCCCTCTATCGGAAGATTCTACCGAGGAAACGCCTATGCCAATCCTCAATGTAGATGAGCTCACACTTTCCAATGTTTCCGCCGATTACAACAATACACCAGATAATCAGAAAGCTCAGCTTCAAATCGGATATTTCCTTGTAGAATTGCCAGAAGCAAATCTACAAACCCAAACCATACATCTCGAAGCCCTAACCTTGGAAAAGTCTACAATTCTATATCATGATTTTTCTGATGTAAAGCCGACCGATGCTGATACAACAAGCAATCCTGCTCCATTTACATGGCCGGAATGGGTAGTAGAGGTAGACAACATATCCATTGACTCCACGGATATCGAATATAAATCCGCAGATGTCCCTATCAAAAAAGGACTCTTCAATCCTGAGGCAATTACCATTTCAAGCTTGACTTTTCGCGCAGAAGATATATATCTAGAAAATGAACAAGCAGGAGCAAATTTGCAGGAGTTTCATTTCAGAGAAGGAAGTGGATTTGAACTGAAAGAATTTCATTTTGACCTGGAGGCCGGAAACAGTTCAGCTCAACTGAAAAACCTTGTGCTAGCTACGAATCGCAGCACACTCGATGCAGGAGTATCGGTTGAGTATCCTTCAGTCCAAGCACTCATCGAAGATTATGAAAGCCTCAAGTTTGACCTCCAAATAAAAGAATCCAAGCTGGATATCCGGGACAGCTATTTCTTTGACCCGACACTTGCTCAGGACACACTTATCCATGAGCTGGCTCAAGCCCCTGTTTTACTTGACTTAATTGCACACGGAGATCTCAAATCAATCGATATCCCCAGTTTGAATCTTCACTGGGGAGAAAGCGACTTTAGCGCAAAAGGGAAGGTACAGAACCCTATGGACTTGGAGAATCTTACATTTGATTTCCCGGAAATAACCCTACTGGCCAATCGGGAAACACTGCTAAAGTTTGTCAAAGAGGAAGATTACGGTATCCAATTACCTAAGCAAATAGACTTGAAAGCAAATGCTAATGGAATGCTCGATGACCTCTTGGCAAGTCTGGATTTGGATACCGACATGGGAAATATTCTCCTTGACGCTGCTTATCAAAACAACGGACAGCTGGCTTTTGATGCGAATCTGAAAGTGAATCAGTTGCAGTTGGGAAATCTGATGAAACAACAGGATTTGGATACGTTGACATTTCAGATCATAGCGAAGGGCTCCGGATCCAGCCTAAATGACCTTAATGCAGAATTGACCTCCACATTTGAGCGGCTTCGTCTTTACGGCTCTGATTATTCAGGGTTAAAGCTGGATGGCAAATTAGTCGAAGGGGCCGGTGATCTACATGCTGGTTTGAACTCAGAATTCTTGGACTTTGACCTTCTGTCCGAAATGGATTTGGACTCAACCCACTCCACAGTAGACCTCGCCCTTGACCTGAAAGGTGCTGATTTCTATAAGCTTGGTCTGGCATCTAAAAGCTCTAGGGCAAAGTTAAAATTAGAAGCAGATTTTAGTGGAAACATGGAGGAGTTTGACCTTAATGCGTTCGTGAAAGACGCAGTTTTACTCTACGACGAGAAAAATTACGCCGTAGGTGAATTGACATTGGATGCAAATGTACGCGAGGATTCTACGAGCGTAGACATCGCCAGTAATTTATTAAATGGTTTTGTTCGCACCAACACTAACCCCACCGATCTTTCCACTGCTATTTTAGCTCATTTTCGCCACTATCTCGACAAGGCGGATTCCGCATATTTGCCAAATGACGGACATATCGTGATGAATATGGATTTAAAAATTGCCGATGACCCTTTGCTGAGTGAGGTGATCTTGCAAGGCCTGGAACAATTTGATTCGGCAAGGATTCAAGCCCATTACTATCAGGACATAGATTCCCTCACCGCTGACATTGACTTCCCATACATCAATTATTCCGGAACAGAGGTGGATAGCTTGGGATTACGCATTCGCTCCAATCAAGACGTACTCAGGATGTATGCAGGATTTCAGGAATTGACTTCCGGTCCCTTAAACATCGGCAAAACTTTCTTGACAGGTCAACTCGCCGATTCTAGGCTGTTTTTTGATTTTCATTCCTATGAAGAAGATGAAAGAACGTATCACGTATCTTCAGATATTGGATTGAACGGCGACACGATCAGCTATCACGTATCATCCATAGATCTGCTACTGAAGGGAGAGCAATGGAGTGTCCCAGAGAAGAATTTGGTCAAATATTCCGGAGAAAGCCTGGAGTTTAAAGACTTCAATTTCAGCAAGGGTAATCAGGAAATATCTTTTGTAAACAATGTAGAGGGATTTACTGATGAAAATGTCGCTATGTTATTCAAGGATTTCAGACTATCCACTATTACCAGCCTATTGAATCCGGAAGAAATCATAGCGGGAGGAAAAATGGACGGAAGATTAGTGGTGGAGAATCCCTTTGGTGCCACTGGCCTAATGGGCGAATTAAAAGTAGACAGCCTGAAAATAGTAAATGTACCACTGGGCAACCTATATCTGGAAGCGACGGCTAAAAGCATAGGTAATTATGTACTACAACTCGGACTAAAAGACGGGGGCTTTGACCTAGACCTAAATGGAGATTTTGTAGCTAATGAAGCCGGAGGGGATTTTGACATAAAACTTGACCTGAACAAGATCGAAATGGAAAAAATCGCTGCGCTCTCTCAGAACCAAATCCTGGATGCCACAGGACACCTCACCGGTATCATTACCTTGAATGGCAACACCAACGAACCCAGGTATGAAGGCGAGATTCAATTTCAGGAATCCTCTTTCGTTCCTGCCCAACTCAGTACAAAATACATACTCTCCAATGAAACACTTAAAGTAGACAACGAAGGAGTTTATTTTGATCAGTTCACTATCAGAGATACCGAGAACAACACCTTTGCTATTGACGGAACTGTGGGAACAGAAAGCTATCTCAACCCAACATTTGACTTGAAACTTACTGCTGACAACTTTATGGCGGTAAACTCCACTGATAAAGAAAATGAGCTAGTGTATGGCAAAGCAACTTTGGACGCAGATATCACTATTCGGGGAGATCTTGTACTACCCGTGGTAAAGGCCAGATTAGGAGTAAAAGACAATACCAATTTGACAGTAATTGTCCCCGAATCGGAACTTGAGTTTGTAGAGCGTCAGGGAATCGTTATATATGTCAATAAAGAAAATCCTGAGGATATACTGACAAGACAGACCGAGGAATCAACCAATGCTTTTGCAGGATTTGACATTAGAGCCTTGCTCAATGTTGACCCCAAAGCACTTTTCACCATTGTGATAGACCCTTCTACGGGTGACAACCTCCAGATTTCGGGGGATGCGGATCTCCAGATGGATATCAATCCAAATGGAAGGATCACACTCAGTGGGAGCTATGAAATCTCAGGCGGGCATTATGAAATGTCTCTATATAATCTTGTCAGCAGGAAATTCGACATCAATCCTGGAAGCAGAATAACCTGGAACGGAGACCCCATGGATGCCAACTTGGATATTCAGGCTATTTACGAGGTAGAAACAGGAGCTTCAGAACTGATGTCAGCGCAGCTCACCGGCAGTAATAATGAAACGCAAACCCAGTATAAGCAGCGCCTTCCTTTTTTGGTTTATTTAAATGTAAAAGGTCAATTGCTCAGGCCTGAAATCTCATTCAACCTTGACATGCCGGAGAATCAACGAGGAGCTATTGGAGGGAATGTATATTCACGAGTGTTGCAAATCAATGAGCAGGAAGATGAATTGAATAAGCAGGTGTTTTCACTCCTTGTTCTTAATAGATTTTTCCCGTCTTCAGGCAGTGATGGATCCAATGGAGGCGCAGAAGCCATTGCGAGAAACTCCGTGAGCCAAGTACTTTCCGACCAAATGAATGCACTTTCAAGCAAACTTTTTGGAGATAGCGGCTTCCAAGTTGGATTTGATGTGGACAGCTACCAAGATTATCAGTCCGGTGGTGCGCAGAACAGAACCGATCTGAATATCAATGCCCAACAGACACTTTTTGATGACCGCCTGGTCGTTCAGGTCGGCAGTCAGGTAGATCTGGAAGGCAGCTCACAAAGCTCAGAGCAGGCTAATTCTATTCTGGCCAACATCAGTTTTGAGTACTTGCTGACTGAAGATGGACGCTGGAGGGTACGGGCATTCCGAAAGAACCAATTTGAAAGTATTGTCGACGGACAGCTAGTAGTCACAGGCGGTGGTTTGATTTTTAATCGGGAGTTCAATGAATTCTCTGAGTTTTGGAGAGCTCCTATTGCACGGGAGGGTCAAAATCAAACGAACCCAATCGATACTTTGGAGAAAAAGAATCGGAAAAAAAACAAGAAGGCTAAAGAATCGGAGGAAAATGAAGATTAG